Proteins from one Sphingomonas sp. HF-S4 genomic window:
- a CDS encoding heavy metal translocating P-type ATPase, which produces MNAVTTLSVPGIHCAGCISKIERELGRTEGVLEARVNFTSKRVRVSHVEGVEAEALRHELERIGFVAHPFLGEVEGEANRESRDLVKCLAVAGFASMNVMLLSVSVWSGAEGATRQLFHWLSALIAFPTIAYAGRPFFRSAWGAIRHGRTNMDVPIAIGIAVICVSSLYEVLTWGPHAYFDGAVMLLFFLLAGRVLDSVMRARAQDGVAALLRQTPPGGFVLGPEGSRRWRAAEELAPGMRLLVAAGERLAADGTVEVGTSSVDRSLVTGESVPDQVTVGSAVLAGTINLDAPLTVKVTAAGENTAIADIARLMEAAGGAKSRYLRIADRAARIYAPAVHSLAAATFLFWLLTGAGVHQAVTIAVAVLIITCPCALGLAVPVAQVVASGALMRRGILIKDGSALERLAEADIVFFDKTGTLTCGRPALVGTLPLSTEERAVALALASASRHPLAVALAREIDHAGIAPVEVADIREVAGQGVEGFYQGRLARLGRPDWVGAQSPGAAMATAFALAPDTLQILEFSDALRPDARATVDRLRALDLPARILSGDRREVVAAVAGQLDIEGDADLSPQGKFGRIEGLAGQGRKVLMVGDGLNDGPALKAAHVSIAPASASDVGQTAADLLFLGDDLSAIPVAVAAARRTLRVVRQNFTLAIGYNVLAVPLAMAGYVTPLIAALAMSGSSVIVVANALRLRSAAR; this is translated from the coding sequence ATGAACGCGGTCACCACGCTGAGCGTCCCCGGCATCCACTGCGCCGGCTGCATCTCGAAGATCGAACGCGAACTCGGCCGCACCGAGGGGGTGCTCGAGGCGCGGGTCAACTTCACCTCGAAGCGCGTCCGCGTCTCGCATGTCGAGGGCGTCGAGGCCGAGGCGCTGCGCCACGAGCTCGAACGCATCGGCTTCGTCGCGCACCCGTTCCTCGGCGAAGTCGAGGGCGAGGCCAATCGCGAAAGCCGCGATCTGGTCAAATGCCTCGCCGTCGCAGGCTTCGCATCGATGAACGTGATGCTGCTCTCGGTCTCGGTATGGTCGGGGGCCGAGGGCGCGACGCGGCAACTCTTCCACTGGCTCTCGGCGCTGATCGCCTTCCCCACGATCGCCTATGCCGGCCGGCCCTTCTTCCGCAGCGCGTGGGGCGCGATTCGCCACGGCCGCACCAACATGGACGTGCCGATCGCAATAGGCATTGCGGTGATCTGCGTGTCGAGCCTCTACGAAGTCCTCACCTGGGGGCCGCACGCCTATTTCGACGGCGCGGTGATGCTGCTGTTCTTCCTGCTCGCTGGCCGCGTGCTCGACAGCGTGATGCGCGCCCGGGCCCAGGATGGCGTCGCGGCGCTGCTTCGCCAGACTCCGCCGGGCGGCTTCGTCCTCGGCCCCGAGGGCAGCCGCCGCTGGCGCGCCGCGGAGGAACTGGCGCCCGGCATGCGCCTGCTCGTCGCCGCGGGCGAGCGGCTGGCGGCCGACGGCACGGTCGAGGTCGGCACGAGCAGCGTCGATCGCTCGCTGGTCACCGGCGAGAGCGTCCCCGACCAGGTGACGGTGGGGAGCGCGGTGCTCGCCGGCACGATCAACTTGGATGCCCCGCTGACGGTCAAGGTCACTGCCGCGGGCGAGAACACCGCGATTGCCGACATCGCCCGGCTGATGGAGGCCGCGGGCGGCGCCAAGTCGCGCTACCTCCGCATCGCCGATCGCGCCGCGCGCATCTATGCCCCCGCGGTCCACAGCCTCGCAGCGGCTACCTTCCTTTTCTGGCTGCTGACCGGCGCCGGCGTCCACCAGGCGGTGACGATCGCGGTGGCGGTGCTGATCATCACCTGTCCCTGCGCGCTTGGGCTCGCGGTGCCGGTGGCGCAGGTCGTCGCCTCGGGCGCGCTGATGCGCCGCGGCATCCTGATCAAGGATGGCTCGGCGCTCGAGCGCCTCGCCGAGGCCGATATCGTGTTTTTCGACAAGACCGGCACGCTCACTTGCGGCCGGCCCGCGCTGGTCGGCACGCTGCCGCTTTCGACTGAGGAGCGCGCCGTCGCCCTCGCGCTGGCGAGCGCTAGCCGCCACCCGCTCGCCGTCGCGCTCGCGCGCGAGATCGACCATGCCGGCATCGCGCCCGTCGAAGTCGCGGACATCCGCGAAGTCGCGGGGCAGGGGGTCGAGGGCTTCTACCAGGGCCGCCTCGCCCGGCTGGGCCGCCCCGACTGGGTCGGCGCGCAATCGCCCGGTGCGGCGATGGCGACGGCGTTCGCGCTCGCGCCCGACACGCTCCAAATCCTCGAATTCAGCGACGCGCTCCGCCCCGATGCGCGCGCCACGGTCGATCGGTTGCGCGCCCTCGATCTGCCCGCGCGCATTCTATCGGGCGACCGCCGCGAAGTCGTCGCCGCGGTCGCCGGCCAGCTTGATATCGAGGGCGATGCCGACCTCAGCCCGCAGGGCAAGTTTGGCAGGATCGAGGGGTTGGCCGGGCAGGGGCGGAAGGTGCTGATGGTCGGCGACGGCCTCAACGACGGCCCCGCGCTCAAGGCCGCGCACGTCTCGATCGCCCCCGCCTCGGCAAGCGATGTCGGCCAGACCGCCGCCGACCTGCTCTTCCTCGGCGACGACCTGTCGGCGATCCCCGTCGCGGTCGCGGCGGCCCGCCGCACCCTGCGCGTCGTTCGGCAGAACTTCACTTTGGCAATCGGCTACAACGTCCTGGCCGTGCCGCTGGCGATGGCGGGCTATGTCACGCCGCTGATCGCCGCGCTGGCGATGTCGGGGTCATCGGTGATAGTGGTGGCCAACGCCCTGCGCCTCCGGAGTGCCGCCCGATGA
- the ccoG gene encoding cytochrome c oxidase accessory protein CcoG, with product MASPEDLIAPRPPRYFEARRKIFPKAVRGSYRNLKWAIMAVTLAIYYVTPWLRWDRGPYAPDQAVLVDIANRRFFMFAIEIWPHEFYYVAGLLIMAAIGLFLVTSSVGRAWCGYACPQTVWTDLFLHVERAIDGDRNAQIRLQKARLGPSKIAKRVTKHGIWLVISVLTGGAWVFYFADAPTLAREIVTGQGPYVAYATIALLTATTYVLGGLMREQFCIYACPWPRIQGAMLDEKSLLVTYKYWRGEPRTHGLKRAAPERVLSLVALAANPELAPRIGDCIDCNACVAVCPTGIDIREGSQIGCITCGLCIDACDEVMDRLDRPRRLIGYSTIADEQAAGDGKAPEHPMKRLLRPRAIAYFLIWASIGLAMLFALGTRSRLDLSVSQNRNPVYVRLSDGSIRNNFTLKVRNMQSRPREVEISIEGLPGGALWSETAARQGAERSIRLNVPADKVTKLRLFVAAPSDGPSRSDLTFRVRALDAEGGEDTHQIHFERPETGR from the coding sequence ATGGCAAGCCCTGAAGACCTGATCGCCCCCAGGCCGCCGCGCTATTTCGAGGCGCGGCGCAAGATCTTCCCCAAGGCGGTTCGCGGTTCCTATCGCAACCTTAAATGGGCGATCATGGCGGTGACGCTCGCGATCTACTACGTCACCCCCTGGCTGCGCTGGGACCGGGGCCCCTATGCCCCGGACCAGGCAGTGCTGGTCGACATCGCCAATCGCCGCTTCTTCATGTTCGCGATCGAGATCTGGCCGCACGAATTCTATTATGTCGCCGGGCTGCTGATCATGGCGGCGATCGGGCTGTTCCTCGTCACTTCGTCGGTGGGGCGCGCCTGGTGCGGCTATGCCTGCCCGCAGACGGTGTGGACCGACCTGTTCCTCCATGTCGAGCGCGCGATCGACGGCGACCGCAACGCCCAGATTCGCCTGCAAAAGGCGCGGCTCGGCCCCTCGAAGATCGCCAAGCGCGTGACCAAGCACGGCATCTGGCTGGTGATCTCGGTGCTGACCGGCGGCGCCTGGGTCTTCTATTTCGCCGACGCGCCGACCCTGGCGCGCGAGATCGTGACCGGGCAGGGGCCGTATGTCGCCTACGCCACGATCGCGCTTCTCACCGCGACCACCTATGTACTCGGCGGGCTGATGCGCGAGCAGTTCTGCATCTATGCGTGTCCCTGGCCGCGCATCCAGGGCGCGATGCTCGACGAGAAGTCGCTGCTCGTCACCTACAAATATTGGCGCGGCGAGCCTCGCACCCATGGCCTCAAGCGCGCTGCGCCGGAGCGCGTCCTCTCGCTGGTCGCGCTCGCCGCCAATCCGGAGCTGGCACCGCGCATCGGCGACTGCATCGATTGCAACGCCTGCGTCGCCGTCTGCCCCACCGGCATCGATATCCGCGAGGGTTCGCAGATCGGCTGCATCACCTGCGGCCTCTGCATCGACGCGTGCGACGAAGTCATGGACCGGCTCGATCGCCCGCGCCGGCTGATCGGCTATTCGACGATCGCCGACGAGCAGGCGGCGGGCGATGGCAAGGCGCCCGAGCATCCGATGAAGCGGCTCCTCCGCCCCCGCGCGATCGCCTATTTCCTGATCTGGGCCTCGATCGGCCTCGCGATGCTGTTCGCGCTCGGCACGCGCAGCCGGCTCGACCTCTCGGTCAGCCAGAACCGCAACCCGGTCTATGTCCGCCTCTCCGACGGCAGCATCCGCAACAATTTCACGCTCAAGGTCCGCAACATGCAGAGCCGCCCCCGCGAAGTCGAAATATCGATCGAAGGGCTCCCAGGCGGCGCACTATGGTCCGAAACCGCCGCCCGCCAAGGCGCGGAGCGGAGCATCCGCCTCAACGTCCCCGCCGACAAGGTCACCAAGCTCCGCCTGTTCGTCGCGGCGCCCAGCGACGGCCCGTCGCGCAGCGACCTGACCTTCCGCGTCCGCGCGCTCGACGCCGAGGGGGGCGAGGACACCCACCAGATCCATTTCGAACGCCCGGAGACCGGCCGATGA
- the ccoP gene encoding cytochrome-c oxidase, cbb3-type subunit III yields the protein MAEQRIDEKTGTRTVGHEWDGIEELDTPMPRWWLYTFYATIIFALGYVVAYPAWPLVHDATRGVLGWSSRGEYAREVAAEGVRRSAVREELARIPIERLPENSKLFEAAVAGGASAFKVHCVQCHGSGAAGSKGYPNLNDDDWLWGGDLKMLVATITNGIRQPGNDQTHMSLMPAFGRDQLLKPEEIEDIASHVRVLSAQEKPSASAQRGAALFATNCAVCHGTDAKGSRELGAPNLTDGIWLYGGDRESIVQTIANSRGGVMPAWGTRLDPVTIKMLAAYVHSLGGGEAIVPPASPTPNPAQPAPSPTEAAPAPSANGKP from the coding sequence ATGGCTGAGCAGCGCATCGACGAAAAGACCGGCACCCGTACGGTCGGCCACGAATGGGACGGCATCGAGGAGCTCGACACCCCGATGCCGCGCTGGTGGCTCTACACCTTCTACGCCACCATCATCTTCGCGCTGGGCTATGTCGTCGCCTATCCGGCCTGGCCGCTGGTGCACGACGCCACGCGCGGCGTGCTCGGCTGGTCGAGCCGCGGCGAATACGCCAGGGAAGTCGCCGCCGAGGGCGTCCGCCGCAGCGCAGTGCGCGAGGAACTTGCCCGCATCCCGATCGAGCGGCTGCCCGAGAATTCGAAGCTGTTCGAGGCCGCGGTCGCCGGCGGCGCCTCGGCATTCAAGGTCCATTGCGTCCAGTGCCACGGCTCGGGCGCGGCAGGATCGAAGGGCTATCCCAACCTCAACGACGACGACTGGCTGTGGGGCGGGGACCTCAAGATGCTCGTCGCGACGATCACCAACGGCATCCGCCAGCCCGGCAATGACCAGACTCATATGTCGCTGATGCCCGCCTTCGGCCGCGACCAGCTGCTCAAGCCTGAGGAGATCGAGGACATCGCCAGCCATGTCCGCGTACTCTCGGCGCAGGAAAAGCCGAGCGCATCTGCGCAGCGCGGTGCGGCCCTCTTCGCCACCAACTGCGCAGTCTGCCACGGCACCGACGCCAAGGGCAGCCGCGAGCTTGGCGCGCCCAACCTCACCGACGGGATCTGGCTCTATGGCGGCGACCGCGAGTCGATCGTCCAGACGATCGCCAATTCACGCGGCGGGGTGATGCCCGCCTGGGGAACGCGGCTCGATCCGGTGACGATCAAGATGCTAGCGGCCTATGTCCATTCGCTCGGCGGCGGCGAGGCGATCGTGCCCCCGGCGTCACCGACGCCCAACCCTGCTCAGCCGGCGCCGAGCCCCACGGAGGCGGCTCCGGCCCCGTCAGCCAATGGCAAGCCCTGA
- a CDS encoding FixH family protein produces the protein MTRNFTGWHMFAILFAMFGTIVAVNFVMARSAIRTFGGTVVDNSYVAGQQYNRYLAQARAQRALGWTASPSLDAQRRVVIATNAPAGVTGAATIHHPLGRAPDQALAFTRHGARFISATPLPAGRWQLRIELRDGAHSARFEDELR, from the coding sequence ATGACCAGGAACTTCACCGGCTGGCACATGTTCGCGATCCTCTTCGCGATGTTCGGCACGATCGTCGCGGTCAACTTCGTGATGGCGCGCTCGGCGATCCGCACCTTCGGCGGCACCGTGGTCGACAACAGCTATGTCGCCGGCCAGCAATATAACCGCTACCTCGCACAGGCTCGCGCACAGCGGGCGCTCGGCTGGACCGCATCGCCGAGTCTCGACGCGCAACGCCGCGTGGTCATCGCCACCAATGCCCCTGCAGGCGTCACCGGCGCCGCGACGATCCACCACCCGCTCGGCCGTGCCCCCGATCAAGCGCTGGCCTTCACCCGCCACGGCGCGCGCTTCATCTCGGCAACCCCGCTTCCCGCGGGCCGCTGGCAGCTGCGCATCGAGTTGCGCGACGGGGCGCATAGCGCACGCTTCGAGGACGAGCTCAGATGA
- a CDS encoding cbb3-type cytochrome oxidase subunit 3: MSYETLRHFADSWGLVFMTVTFLTLTGWAFRRGARKHHDAAARMIFDEERIDG; the protein is encoded by the coding sequence ATGAGCTACGAAACCCTGCGGCACTTCGCCGACAGCTGGGGGCTCGTCTTCATGACGGTGACCTTCCTCACCCTGACCGGCTGGGCCTTCCGCCGCGGCGCGCGCAAGCATCACGACGCCGCCGCCCGCATGATCTTCGACGAGGAGCGCATCGATGGCTGA